The following proteins are encoded in a genomic region of Rhodoferax aquaticus:
- the rpmA gene encoding 50S ribosomal protein L27 — protein sequence MAQKKGGGSTRNGRDSKPKMLGVKRFGGELVSAGAIIVRQRGTKFHPGSNVGIGKDHTLFALADGHVSFSIKGALNKHTVNITAA from the coding sequence ATGGCACAGAAAAAAGGCGGCGGCTCTACGCGAAATGGACGCGATTCCAAGCCAAAGATGCTGGGTGTGAAGCGTTTTGGTGGTGAGTTGGTCAGTGCAGGTGCGATTATTGTTCGCCAGCGCGGGACTAAGTTTCATCCCGGTTCCAATGTCGGTATTGGAAAAGACCACACCCTGTTTGCGTTAGCGGACGGGCACGTATCTTTCTCTATCAAGGGCGCTCTTAACAAGCATACCGTGAACATTACTGCAGCCTAA
- the rplU gene encoding 50S ribosomal protein L21 — protein sequence MYAVIKTGGKQYRVAAGEKIKVEQIAADVGQEIVFNEVLAVGNGAELKVGTPLVSGATVTVTVISHGKHDKVRIFKMRRRKHYQKRQGHRQQFTELQIGAISA from the coding sequence ATGTACGCGGTCATAAAAACCGGCGGTAAGCAATATCGGGTTGCTGCCGGCGAAAAAATTAAAGTAGAACAGATTGCTGCGGACGTAGGCCAAGAGATTGTGTTTAACGAAGTGTTGGCGGTCGGAAACGGCGCTGAGCTGAAGGTAGGCACACCCTTGGTGTCCGGTGCTACTGTTACGGTAACGGTTATTTCTCATGGCAAGCACGACAAAGTGCGCATTTTCAAGATGCGTCGTCGTAAGCACTATCAGAAACGTCAAGGGCATCGTCAGCAGTTCACTGAGCTGCAAATCGGCGCGATTTCTGCATAA
- a CDS encoding polyprenyl synthetase family protein: protein MRQVDLVISKRLESTVPLVGSISQYIIGAGGKRLRPVLLLLCSGALGFQGSQKFNMAAVVEFIHTATLLHDDVVDDSEMRRGSATANARFGNPASVLVGDFLYSRAFQMMVEAQDMRIMETLANATNVIAEGEVLQLMNMHNADLSEASYLHVIRSKTAKLFEASARVGALLAQADPQHIDACATYGQALGTAFQVIDDVLDYTGDLKTMGKNVGDDLREGKTTLPLIAAMRLGSPSERQEIQQAITNADVSAIERIASIVQSTGALEVAKLAAQTEAQRAVNSAKLLPKGPHVDSLIALATQLLNRDH, encoded by the coding sequence ATGCGACAAGTTGACTTAGTCATCTCCAAGAGACTCGAATCCACCGTGCCACTGGTGGGCAGTATTTCCCAATACATCATCGGCGCGGGCGGCAAGCGATTGCGGCCAGTGCTTTTGCTTCTGTGCAGCGGAGCACTTGGCTTTCAGGGATCTCAAAAGTTCAACATGGCCGCGGTTGTTGAATTCATTCATACCGCAACATTGCTGCATGATGACGTGGTGGATGACTCTGAGATGCGGCGCGGGAGCGCAACCGCCAATGCAAGGTTTGGCAACCCAGCCAGTGTTTTGGTCGGTGATTTTTTGTACTCTCGTGCTTTTCAAATGATGGTTGAAGCACAAGATATGCGCATCATGGAAACGCTGGCCAACGCGACCAACGTCATTGCCGAAGGCGAAGTCTTGCAACTCATGAATATGCACAATGCAGACCTCAGTGAAGCAAGCTACTTGCACGTTATTCGATCCAAAACCGCGAAGCTGTTTGAAGCCAGTGCACGTGTTGGCGCCCTTCTTGCCCAAGCCGACCCGCAACACATAGACGCGTGTGCTACATATGGACAAGCCCTCGGCACTGCGTTTCAAGTGATTGACGATGTGCTGGATTACACGGGCGACTTAAAGACCATGGGCAAGAACGTTGGAGATGACTTGCGCGAGGGTAAGACTACGTTGCCGCTCATAGCAGCGATGCGCCTCGGATCTCCCAGCGAACGGCAAGAGATACAACAGGCCATTACAAATGCAGATGTTTCCGCTATAGAGAGAATCGCGAGCATTGTTCAGTCAACGGGCGCTCTCGAAGTAGCGAAACTTGCCGCACAAACCGAGGCTCAGAGGGCGGTGAACTCCGCCAAGCTGTTGCCCAAAGGACCGCATGTTGACAGCTTGATTGCTTTAGCCACTCAATTGTTAAACAGAGACCATTAG
- the pilB gene encoding type IV-A pilus assembly ATPase PilB yields MSSAETVNRDTAAIALPGLGRALVAAGKLGQKSAEDVYKKALSGKNSFIGELVGSGAVSARDLAHTLSLTFAAPLIDLDAIDTQRLPKGILDSKICTDYRVVVLSKRGNRLIVATADPSDQGANEKIKFSTQLGVDWVIAEFDKLSKLVDAANTTASEAMEDIIGGDFEFDESAAEVESENTQANTAEVEDAPVVRFLHKMLMDAFGMRASDLHFEPYEHTYRVRFRIDGELREIASPPIAIKDKLASRIKVISRMDISEKRIPQDGRMKLKVGADRVIDFRVSTLPTLFGEKIVIRILDPSSAKLGIDALGYEPVEKERLLTAIGRPYGMILVTGPTGSGKTVSLYTCLNLLNKPGVNIATAEDPSEINLPGVNQVNVNDKAGLTFAAALKSFLRQDPDIIMVGEIRDLETADISIKAAQTGHLVLSTLHTNDAPATLTRMRNMGIAPFNIASSVILITAQRLARRLCLNCKAPTDVPAQTLIDAGFQESDLDGSWHPYRPVGCSACNNGYKGRLGIYQVMPITEEIQKIILADGSALEIAKQAEKEGVRSLRQSGLYKVKLGLTSLEEVLAVSNL; encoded by the coding sequence ATGTCCTCAGCCGAAACAGTTAACCGCGATACCGCTGCAATTGCCTTGCCAGGACTCGGTAGAGCGTTGGTTGCAGCCGGCAAACTCGGGCAAAAGTCGGCGGAGGACGTTTATAAGAAAGCATTGTCAGGAAAAAACAGTTTCATTGGCGAGTTAGTTGGCTCTGGCGCGGTTTCAGCACGAGACTTGGCGCACACGTTGTCGCTGACCTTCGCTGCGCCTTTGATTGACCTGGATGCCATAGACACCCAACGACTTCCAAAAGGCATTTTGGACTCCAAAATTTGCACCGACTACCGGGTCGTAGTCCTGAGTAAAAGAGGCAATCGGCTTATCGTTGCGACGGCCGACCCGTCTGATCAAGGCGCGAATGAAAAAATCAAGTTCTCGACCCAGTTGGGTGTCGACTGGGTCATTGCAGAATTTGATAAGTTATCGAAGTTAGTCGATGCGGCCAACACCACCGCAAGCGAAGCGATGGAAGACATCATTGGTGGCGACTTTGAATTCGATGAAAGCGCCGCCGAGGTTGAATCAGAAAACACCCAAGCGAATACTGCAGAAGTTGAGGATGCGCCCGTTGTACGTTTTCTTCACAAAATGCTAATGGACGCTTTTGGAATGCGCGCCTCCGACCTGCATTTTGAACCTTACGAACACACCTACAGGGTGCGCTTTCGCATCGATGGTGAATTGCGTGAAATAGCGAGTCCCCCCATTGCGATTAAGGACAAGCTCGCGTCGCGCATCAAGGTGATATCCCGTATGGATATCTCTGAAAAGAGAATTCCCCAAGATGGCCGCATGAAGCTCAAAGTGGGGGCTGACCGTGTGATTGATTTTCGTGTGAGCACACTACCCACTTTGTTTGGTGAAAAAATAGTGATCCGTATTCTCGATCCGAGTAGCGCCAAACTGGGGATTGATGCGCTTGGTTACGAACCAGTAGAAAAAGAACGCTTACTGACAGCCATTGGTCGCCCTTACGGAATGATCTTAGTAACAGGACCAACTGGCTCAGGTAAGACGGTCTCTTTGTATACATGCTTGAACTTGTTGAATAAGCCGGGTGTCAATATAGCGACAGCTGAGGATCCATCTGAAATCAACCTTCCTGGGGTTAATCAGGTTAACGTCAATGATAAGGCTGGGCTTACCTTTGCAGCCGCACTTAAATCATTTCTGCGCCAGGATCCTGACATTATTATGGTTGGTGAAATTCGCGACTTAGAGACAGCCGACATCTCAATCAAGGCAGCGCAGACGGGACATTTGGTGCTCTCTACGCTGCATACCAATGACGCTCCCGCGACACTCACTCGCATGCGCAATATGGGTATTGCACCCTTTAACATTGCCTCTAGCGTCATACTTATCACTGCACAGCGCTTGGCGCGTCGTTTGTGTCTCAATTGCAAAGCACCGACCGACGTACCAGCACAAACCTTGATTGATGCGGGATTTCAAGAATCCGACTTAGATGGCTCATGGCACCCGTACCGACCCGTAGGCTGTTCGGCGTGCAATAACGGCTATAAAGGTCGGCTGGGCATCTATCAAGTCATGCCAATCACCGAAGAAATTCAAAAAATCATATTGGCGGATGGCAGTGCCCTAGAAATTGCTAAACAGGCTGAAAAAGAAGGGGTCCGATCTTTACGACAGTCGGGCTTATACAAAGTGAAGCTTGGGCTAACTTCCTTGGAAGAAGTACTTGCAGTTTCCAACCTCTAA
- a CDS encoding type II secretion system F family protein has protein sequence MATSRSSDTKEVVYEWEGKDKNGKQVRGETRAAGENQVKSTLRRQGITPTKIKKRRMGSGKSIKPKDLAIFTRQLATMMKAGVPLLQAFDIVGRGNPNPSVTKLLNDIRMDVETGTSLSVAFRKFPIYFDNLYCNLVEAGESAGILDQLLDRLAVYMEKTEAIKSKIKSALMYPITVLIVAFVVVAVIMIFVIPSFKSVFSSFGGELPTPTLMVIAMSEFFIAYWYLIFGGIGGGVYYFLESWKRSTKVQAFMDRLMRKLPIFGVLVEKSCIARWTRTLSTMFAAGVPLVEALDSVGGAAGNIVYAEATVKIQQEVSTGTALTAAMSNANLFPSMVLQMCAIGEESGAIDHMLGKAADFYEAEVDDMVAGISSLMEPIIIVILGTVIGGIVVAMYLPIFKLGQVV, from the coding sequence ATGGCAACAAGCAGAAGTTCAGACACCAAAGAGGTGGTCTACGAGTGGGAGGGGAAGGACAAGAATGGAAAGCAAGTGCGTGGTGAAACACGCGCAGCTGGCGAGAACCAAGTTAAGTCAACCCTCCGTCGACAAGGCATAACGCCGACCAAGATTAAGAAGAGGCGGATGGGCTCAGGCAAGTCAATCAAGCCTAAAGACTTGGCCATCTTTACTCGCCAACTTGCGACGATGATGAAGGCAGGGGTCCCACTCCTTCAAGCTTTCGATATTGTGGGGCGAGGCAACCCAAATCCAAGTGTGACCAAGCTTCTGAATGATATTCGCATGGATGTTGAGACCGGCACGTCGCTCAGCGTGGCGTTTAGAAAGTTTCCCATTTACTTTGATAACTTGTATTGCAACTTGGTTGAGGCCGGTGAATCTGCAGGCATCTTGGATCAGTTGCTTGACCGCCTTGCGGTTTACATGGAGAAAACAGAAGCAATAAAATCCAAAATCAAGTCAGCATTGATGTACCCCATTACCGTGCTAATCGTGGCATTTGTAGTGGTTGCCGTCATTATGATTTTTGTGATCCCTTCATTTAAGTCGGTTTTTTCTTCGTTTGGCGGAGAACTACCGACGCCCACGCTCATGGTGATCGCCATGAGTGAGTTTTTCATTGCTTATTGGTACCTTATCTTTGGCGGTATTGGCGGGGGGGTTTACTACTTTCTGGAGTCGTGGAAGCGAAGTACCAAGGTTCAAGCCTTTATGGACCGACTCATGCGCAAACTACCTATTTTTGGTGTTTTGGTGGAGAAATCGTGCATTGCCCGTTGGACGAGAACATTGTCCACGATGTTTGCGGCGGGGGTGCCACTGGTAGAGGCATTAGACTCGGTAGGCGGGGCCGCTGGAAACATAGTGTACGCAGAGGCGACCGTCAAGATTCAGCAAGAAGTATCTACAGGTACCGCCTTAACCGCTGCAATGAGTAACGCCAACTTGTTTCCATCTATGGTGCTTCAGATGTGCGCGATTGGCGAAGAGTCAGGTGCCATTGATCACATGCTCGGAAAAGCCGCAGACTTTTATGAGGCTGAAGTTGACGACATGGTGGCGGGGATCTCAAGTCTGATGGAGCCCATAATTATTGTGATTTTAGGTACTGTCATTGGCGGCATAGTGGTGGCGATGTACCTTCCTATCTTTAAACTGGGGCAAGTCGTTTGA
- a CDS encoding prepilin peptidase, with amino-acid sequence MLESADIYLVLAAILGLLIGSFLNVVIYRLPKMLEIEWAADCEPNSDMGRGKADTFNLVVPRSSCPHCGHQITWYENIPLFSYLALRGRCSQCQAKISVRYPLIEVTAAALFYHCADTWGMTYSAMAWASFASILLALACIDWDTTLLPDVLTLPLLWLGLVAASLQWTQVSLFSSLWGAVAGYLSLWIVYWVFKIVTGKEGMGYGDFKLFAALGAWFGWQGLIPIILLSSVIGAIIGIGMKYSSGLREGGYIPFGPFLAGAGFAMLVLGPYQISRFLGI; translated from the coding sequence ATGCTTGAATCTGCGGATATCTATCTAGTACTGGCGGCAATATTGGGATTGTTAATCGGCAGCTTCTTGAATGTGGTGATTTACAGATTGCCAAAGATGCTTGAGATTGAATGGGCGGCGGACTGCGAACCAAATAGCGACATGGGGCGAGGAAAAGCAGATACCTTCAATCTGGTAGTACCCCGCTCAAGCTGCCCTCATTGTGGACACCAGATCACTTGGTATGAAAACATCCCTTTATTCAGTTACTTGGCATTGAGAGGAAGATGCAGTCAATGCCAAGCAAAAATAAGTGTTCGTTACCCCCTGATTGAAGTTACAGCCGCAGCACTGTTCTATCATTGTGCCGATACGTGGGGCATGACTTACTCCGCAATGGCATGGGCATCGTTTGCTTCTATTTTGCTAGCTCTCGCATGTATTGACTGGGACACAACTTTACTGCCTGATGTGTTGACGCTACCGCTGCTTTGGCTTGGGCTCGTTGCAGCAAGCTTGCAATGGACTCAGGTGAGCCTGTTCTCCTCTCTTTGGGGCGCGGTTGCGGGTTACTTGTCGCTATGGATCGTCTATTGGGTGTTCAAAATCGTGACTGGTAAGGAGGGCATGGGGTACGGTGATTTCAAGCTTTTTGCGGCGCTTGGAGCTTGGTTTGGCTGGCAAGGTTTGATACCGATAATTCTCTTGTCCTCCGTTATTGGGGCAATCATTGGAATTGGCATGAAGTACAGCTCGGGTCTGCGGGAGGGTGGCTACATCCCTTTCGGCCCATTTTTGGCCGGCGCGGGTTTCGCAATGCTAGTACTTGGCCCATATCAAATTTCTAGATTCCTGGGGATTTGA
- the coaE gene encoding dephospho-CoA kinase (Dephospho-CoA kinase (CoaE) performs the final step in coenzyme A biosynthesis.), whose protein sequence is MDAMPCPKIGVTGGIGSGKSTIAKRLAELGAGLVDADLAYQTITGKNATGTKAIAAAFGPDLVGVDGRLERKTLRELVFADPIKRTQLESITHPLIRAEMDRLSTKLIWQGATCIVYDIPLLVESNHWRNAVDAVLVVDCSQETQACRVKARNGWSTELISQAISAQSTRLRRLSCADYVIFNDGVSLDEVQHEVDEFARKFGL, encoded by the coding sequence ATGGATGCCATGCCGTGCCCCAAGATTGGTGTTACTGGCGGTATTGGAAGTGGAAAGAGCACCATCGCTAAGAGACTGGCTGAGTTAGGTGCTGGTTTGGTTGATGCGGATCTTGCCTATCAAACAATTACTGGAAAAAATGCGACCGGCACCAAAGCCATAGCCGCAGCGTTTGGGCCTGACCTAGTTGGCGTGGATGGACGATTGGAGCGTAAGACCCTACGAGAATTGGTCTTCGCTGACCCTATAAAGCGTACTCAACTCGAGAGCATTACCCACCCTTTAATTCGGGCAGAAATGGACCGGTTAAGCACCAAGTTGATCTGGCAAGGTGCGACTTGCATTGTGTATGACATCCCGCTATTGGTTGAATCCAATCACTGGAGAAATGCGGTGGATGCCGTACTGGTGGTTGACTGTTCGCAAGAAACGCAAGCATGTCGCGTCAAGGCGCGGAATGGTTGGTCGACAGAACTCATTTCTCAAGCAATATCAGCCCAAAGCACACGCCTACGTCGTCTAAGCTGTGCTGACTACGTTATATTCAATGATGGCGTCTCATTAGATGAGGTTCAGCACGAAGTGGATGAATTTGCAAGGAAGTTCGGACTATGA
- the zapD gene encoding cell division protein ZapD, translating to MILYEYPFNERIRTYLRLEHLFLGLNNLVMRSDALDHHFALTTIFQVMDVGARADLKSDVLKDLDKQKNILNAYRGNPAIAEALLDQVVGQIDTCFSELNGLSGKAGQALTENDWLMSIRSRVGIPGGTCEFDLPAYYAWQHRSVGQRQADLVRWASTLTPLAKSVHLLLKLLRDSGSAQKVIAVNGHFQQNLPQGRTFQLLRLAIRPEFNLIPEISGNRLMVSIRLMRHESDDRLHATHEDGTFDLTLCS from the coding sequence GTGATCCTATATGAATACCCCTTCAATGAACGCATTCGCACTTATCTGCGACTTGAGCACTTGTTTTTGGGCCTAAACAATCTAGTCATGCGGTCTGACGCACTGGACCATCATTTCGCACTGACGACCATATTCCAAGTTATGGATGTAGGTGCACGCGCGGACCTGAAATCAGATGTTCTGAAAGATTTGGATAAACAGAAAAACATCCTGAACGCGTACCGGGGTAATCCAGCTATTGCTGAAGCCCTTCTAGACCAAGTCGTGGGGCAAATTGACACTTGCTTTTCCGAACTAAATGGACTCAGCGGAAAAGCAGGCCAAGCCCTGACTGAGAATGACTGGCTGATGAGCATCCGAAGTAGGGTAGGCATCCCCGGAGGAACTTGTGAGTTTGATTTGCCAGCCTATTATGCTTGGCAGCATCGGTCAGTCGGCCAGCGACAGGCCGACTTGGTGCGATGGGCATCCACGCTTACCCCCTTAGCGAAATCAGTCCACCTGTTGCTGAAGCTGCTACGTGACTCTGGCTCCGCTCAAAAGGTCATAGCGGTCAACGGACATTTTCAGCAAAACCTCCCACAAGGAAGAACTTTTCAGCTACTACGACTTGCGATCAGACCCGAGTTCAATCTCATACCAGAGATCAGTGGCAATAGGTTGATGGTGTCTATTAGGCTCATGCGTCATGAAAGTGATGATCGCCTTCACGCCACGCATGAAGATGGAACGTTTGATTTAACCTTGTGCTCATGA
- a CDS encoding DNA gyrase inhibitor YacG, which produces MTSDVAQTNASIVVRQVTCPHCKGPSLYAAANEHRPFCSFRCQQNDFGSWATESFSVQADTAHDEDPLR; this is translated from the coding sequence ATGACCTCTGATGTAGCGCAAACTAATGCATCTATCGTAGTGAGGCAGGTAACTTGTCCTCATTGCAAAGGCCCCAGCCTTTATGCCGCCGCCAACGAACATCGACCATTCTGCAGCTTTCGCTGTCAGCAAAATGACTTTGGATCTTGGGCGACAGAGAGTTTCTCTGTGCAAGCTGATACTGCACACGACGAAGACCCACTTAGGTAG
- a CDS encoding NUDIX domain-containing protein encodes MQVLVADASIARQSDDSRKITEVAVGILISEAGEFLLTSRPQGKAYEGFWEFPGGKIEEGESVHEALRRELFEELGIEISESIVWKTSIVDYPHALVKLHFCKVFRWSGSIRMMELQSHSWECLPVSVSPILPGTVPVLEWIAQEPDFSSVKF; translated from the coding sequence ATGCAAGTATTAGTGGCAGACGCTTCAATTGCAAGGCAGAGTGATGATTCTCGGAAAATCACTGAGGTTGCTGTCGGTATCCTGATTTCCGAAGCCGGTGAATTTTTATTGACTTCACGCCCGCAAGGCAAGGCTTATGAAGGCTTTTGGGAGTTTCCTGGTGGGAAGATTGAAGAGGGCGAGTCAGTGCATGAGGCACTTCGCCGTGAACTATTTGAAGAATTAGGAATTGAAATTTCCGAGTCAATCGTTTGGAAAACTTCAATAGTGGACTATCCTCACGCTCTAGTGAAACTCCATTTCTGTAAGGTTTTTCGTTGGAGCGGCTCGATTCGAATGATGGAGTTGCAGAGTCACTCTTGGGAGTGCCTGCCGGTATCGGTGTCTCCAATTTTGCCGGGTACTGTGCCGGTACTTGAATGGATAGCGCAAGAGCCTGACTTCAGTAGCGTCAAATTTTAA
- a CDS encoding ATP-binding protein, with amino-acid sequence MDKLQEFFARCELFMERVEASLPTTLQNPNWEESIAFSYVKSPSGVCFLKPVKHVASISFGQLKEINTQRDQLLRNTEQFVNGRPANNVLLTGARGTGKSSLVRACLQAFSTQGLRLIEIDKSHLVDLASIVDLVADRPERFIVFCDDLSFDSNEPGYKVLKSVLDGSISAGASNLVVYATSNRRHLLPEYLAENLGYQHLENGEVHPSEGVEEKISLSERFGLWLSFYPFSQDEYLRIANEWVTTLSRGTIVDPFLWKQEALVWALERGSRTGRVALQFARAYVGAQTSQLG; translated from the coding sequence ATGGATAAGCTTCAAGAATTTTTCGCTCGGTGTGAGCTATTCATGGAACGCGTAGAAGCGTCGTTGCCAACAACACTCCAAAACCCAAACTGGGAAGAATCGATTGCCTTTTCGTATGTCAAAAGTCCTTCAGGTGTCTGTTTCTTAAAGCCCGTAAAGCATGTTGCCTCTATCTCGTTCGGGCAACTTAAAGAAATCAACACGCAGCGGGATCAGTTACTGCGTAACACAGAACAATTTGTAAATGGGCGTCCTGCGAATAACGTTTTGCTGACTGGAGCTAGGGGGACAGGTAAGTCTTCCTTGGTGCGAGCGTGCTTACAGGCTTTCTCAACGCAAGGGCTTCGATTAATCGAGATAGACAAATCCCACTTGGTTGACCTAGCGTCAATTGTTGACCTCGTTGCAGATCGACCAGAACGGTTCATTGTTTTCTGTGATGACCTAAGTTTCGATTCAAACGAACCAGGGTATAAGGTACTGAAGTCAGTGCTTGATGGGTCCATTTCCGCTGGGGCTTCAAATCTTGTGGTTTATGCTACCAGCAATCGTCGACACTTATTGCCTGAGTACTTGGCCGAGAACCTTGGATATCAGCACTTGGAGAATGGTGAAGTCCACCCAAGTGAAGGAGTGGAGGAGAAGATCTCTCTATCGGAGCGGTTTGGCCTCTGGCTTAGTTTTTATCCATTTTCACAAGATGAGTATCTTCGTATTGCAAATGAGTGGGTAACCACTCTGAGTCGTGGAACCATAGTCGATCCATTTTTGTGGAAGCAAGAGGCCTTGGTTTGGGCTCTGGAGAGAGGCTCACGCACCGGACGCGTTGCGTTGCAGTTTGCTAGAGCCTATGTAGGCGCACAAACCTCTCAACTTGGCTAA
- the argJ gene encoding bifunctional glutamate N-acetyltransferase/amino-acid acetyltransferase ArgJ, whose translation MPVNLLPPKAEELLPIDGIRIGVAQAGIRKAHRKDLMVMLLDEHASISGVFTQNRFCAAPVQICREHLATRKGVRALLVNTGNANAGTGVDGLARARHTCVALADKLGIDPEQVLPFSTGVIMETLPSERVVAGLDAAIANASGNNWLNAAESIMTTDTVAKAFSAQATLGSSRVTVTGISKGAGMIRPNMATMLGYIATDACIDDAIMPELAKLLADQSFNRVTVDGDTSTNDSLVVIASNKASHAPITSWSSEYGRVLIEALLDVAKRLAQAIARDGEGATKFITVMVDHGRSEEECLKVAYAIAQSPLVKTAFFASDPNLGRILAAVGYAGIEDLDQQGIDLYLDDVHVAKSGGRHPDYLELEGQRVMKQSEITVRVSLGRGSFCQSVWTCDLSHDYVTINADYRS comes from the coding sequence ATGCCAGTAAATTTGCTCCCTCCTAAAGCTGAAGAACTGCTGCCGATTGACGGAATCAGAATTGGTGTTGCTCAAGCCGGTATACGTAAAGCACACCGGAAAGACTTGATGGTCATGCTGCTAGATGAGCATGCCAGCATTTCAGGTGTCTTTACCCAAAACAGATTTTGCGCCGCTCCTGTTCAGATTTGCAGAGAGCACTTAGCGACTCGCAAGGGAGTTAGGGCACTGCTTGTTAACACGGGCAACGCGAATGCCGGTACGGGCGTTGATGGGCTGGCACGGGCGCGACATACCTGTGTGGCTTTGGCCGACAAGCTGGGAATTGACCCTGAGCAAGTGCTTCCGTTCTCTACGGGGGTAATCATGGAAACCTTGCCGTCTGAGCGCGTTGTAGCTGGACTGGACGCGGCCATTGCCAATGCTAGTGGCAACAACTGGCTTAATGCGGCTGAAAGCATCATGACGACTGACACTGTGGCGAAGGCCTTCAGTGCACAAGCTACCCTAGGGAGCAGCAGGGTGACGGTGACAGGCATCAGCAAGGGCGCAGGAATGATTCGCCCCAATATGGCTACTATGCTGGGTTACATTGCGACTGACGCTTGTATTGACGATGCCATCATGCCTGAACTGGCGAAGTTGCTTGCGGACCAATCGTTCAACCGAGTAACTGTCGATGGAGATACGTCAACCAATGATTCTTTGGTAGTGATAGCTTCAAACAAGGCCAGTCATGCCCCCATTACTTCTTGGTCAAGTGAATACGGCCGAGTGCTGATAGAGGCTTTGTTGGACGTTGCGAAGAGGCTTGCGCAGGCGATAGCTCGTGATGGTGAGGGGGCCACAAAGTTCATCACAGTGATGGTGGATCACGGGAGGTCAGAGGAAGAGTGTTTAAAGGTTGCCTACGCTATTGCGCAGTCGCCGTTGGTGAAAACGGCTTTCTTTGCGAGCGACCCGAACTTAGGACGAATTCTCGCTGCGGTAGGATATGCAGGGATCGAAGATTTGGATCAGCAGGGCATTGACTTGTATCTTGATGATGTCCACGTCGCCAAGAGCGGTGGGAGACATCCAGATTACTTGGAGTTGGAGGGCCAGCGTGTCATGAAACAGAGTGAGATCACGGTTCGCGTAAGCTTAGGTCGAGGCAGCTTCTGTCAATCCGTATGGACGTGTGACTTGAGTCACGATTACGTAACGATTAACGCCGACTACCGATCGTAA